The DNA sequence CCTGCAAAAAGAAACCATCGGTGTTCAGTGATTCTCTCACTTTATCGATGTTCACTTGAGCCAGTTTACGGCCGTCCATTTTAATTACCATTACAAAACTAGGTTTACCAAACATTTGCATCAATGCGTCAGGAACTTGTGAAAAATCATCCTTCTTAGGGATATAAAGGTATGTTCCTTCTTTCTTTGAACTTTTATATATAGAACACAGCATGACAAACCTTTTTTAAATGTTTATGACTACAAAACTCTCACTTGCGAGATCAATAGTTTATGTTAGGGAAATATTGGGAACAAAACGTTCATTTGACAACAAGATTACTTGCTGTGCTTGGTTTGGGAATATAACATGATAAACCTAGTTTCAGGCAATGCCCTTTATTTTATTGATAAAGAAATTGTACCAATCCGCTATTGAGGTCCTGTAGTTTTTCGATGTCTAGTAACCCAGATCTAAAAGGTAGCAGTTTCACGCTATCTGTTTTGCACTTATCCGATGATCAAGTCGAAAATGCAGTGTCTTTTCTTCAAGAGAAGGTAGACCAGGCACCCACTTTTTTCGCAGCTGCGCCGGTTGTTATCAACATTAGCAAAGTCGCGGGCGATATAGATTTCGTGCAACTGAAAAATGGTATATCTCAAGCGGGCATGATCCCGGTTGGTGTGGCTGGCTGTTCAGATAAACGCATGCAAAACCTAGCCAGAGATGCAGGTTTTGCTGTGATGACAGCAAGTAAATCTCCTTCTCAAGCTCCGGCGAAGATGGCCCCGATAAAGGTGGTGAGAACCCCTATACGTTCTGGTCAGCAGGTGTATGCGAAAGATGGTGATTTGCTGATTCTTAGCCACGTAAGTGCAGGTGCAGAAGTGATTGCCGATGGCAGCATCCACATTCATGGCACGCTACGCGGTCGTGCAATTGCAGGTGCAAGTGGTCAAACTGAAGCAAAAATAATTTGTAATGATTTACAAGCCGAGCTGGTTTCCATTGCAGGAAATTACTGGCTCAGCGATCAAATTGAAAGCGAGTACTGGCAGAAGAAAACCATGTTCAGTATGGCAAACGATGTATTACACGTTGATGTCCTCGCAATATAAGAGAAATAAAAGGAAAACAGAATGGCACGCATTATCGTTGTAACGTCGGGTAAAGGCGGGGTAGGCAAAACGACCTCCAGTGCAGCTATTGCCTCAGGTCTGGCTTTAAAAGGGAAGAAAACCGCAGTCATCGACTTTGATATCGGTCTGCGTAACCTAGATTTAATCATGGGTTGTGAGCGTCGTGTTGTGTACGACTTCGTTAATGTTATCAATGGTGAAGCGACGCTGAACCAAGCGATGATCAAAGACAAGCGTACAGAGAACCTGTTCATTCTTCCTGCTTCTCAAACTCGTGACAAAGACGCACTAACAAAAGATGGCGTTCGTCGTGTGTTTGATGAATTGGATGAAATGGGCTTTGATTTCATCATCTGTGATTCTCCGGCGGGTATCGAGCAAGGCGCTCTGATGGCGTTGTATTTCGCTGATGAAGCGATTGTAACGACTAACCCTGAAGTCTCTTCTGTACGCGATTCAGACCGAATTCTAGGTATTCTTGATTCTAAATCTCGTCGTTCAGAAGACGGATTAGAGCCAGTGAAAACGCACCTTCTATTGACTCGCTACAACCCAGCGCGTGTAACTCAAGGTGAGATGCTAAGTGTTGAAGACGTTGAAGAAATTCTGCACATCTCTCTACTGGGTGTGATTCCAGAGAGCCAAGCAGTACTGAACGCGTCAAACAAGGGTGTTCCGGTTATCTTTGACGAAGCAAC is a window from the Vibrio splendidus genome containing:
- a CDS encoding YcgL domain-containing protein, translated to MLCSIYKSSKKEGTYLYIPKKDDFSQVPDALMQMFGKPSFVMVIKMDGRKLAQVNIDKVRESLNTDGFFLQVPPPPVNELELHKERKAQNKGQDEE
- the minC gene encoding septum site-determining protein MinC; its protein translation is MSSNPDLKGSSFTLSVLHLSDDQVENAVSFLQEKVDQAPTFFAAAPVVINISKVAGDIDFVQLKNGISQAGMIPVGVAGCSDKRMQNLARDAGFAVMTASKSPSQAPAKMAPIKVVRTPIRSGQQVYAKDGDLLILSHVSAGAEVIADGSIHIHGTLRGRAIAGASGQTEAKIICNDLQAELVSIAGNYWLSDQIESEYWQKKTMFSMANDVLHVDVLAI
- the minD gene encoding septum site-determining protein MinD; the protein is MARIIVVTSGKGGVGKTTSSAAIASGLALKGKKTAVIDFDIGLRNLDLIMGCERRVVYDFVNVINGEATLNQAMIKDKRTENLFILPASQTRDKDALTKDGVRRVFDELDEMGFDFIICDSPAGIEQGALMALYFADEAIVTTNPEVSSVRDSDRILGILDSKSRRSEDGLEPVKTHLLLTRYNPARVTQGEMLSVEDVEEILHISLLGVIPESQAVLNASNKGVPVIFDEATDAGMAYNDTVERLLGSQVDFRFLTEQKKGIFKRLFGG